CGACGTTTGCTCACGCTGGACTCCTGGCCCTCTGGAATTTCATGCGCGGCTAGGCGGCCCGCAATCCGTAGTGGCGCAGCAGGGCGTCCGTCTTCGGCTCGCGCCCGCGGAAGTCCTTGAACACCTCCATCGCCGGCGCGCTGCCGCCCAGGCCCAGCACCGTGTCACGGTATCTGCGGCCGGTGACTCGCAGGGCGGCGGGGTTCTCGAGTCCGGCTTCCTCGAAGGCCGCGAAGGCGTCGGCCGAGAGCACCTCGGCCCACTTGTACGAGTAGTAGCCGGCCGCATAGCCGCCCGCGAAGATGTGGCCGAAGCTGCACAGGAAGCGGTCCTCGGGCAGCGGCGCCAGCACCGTCGCCAGCTTGGCCACGCGCTGCTGCACGTCGAACGGAGTGACTCGCCCGCCCGGGTCGTAGCCGTCGTGCAGGTCGAGGTCGAGCAGCGAGAAGAACAGCTGGCGCAACATGTCGGAGCCGGCGCGGTAGGTGCGCGCGGCGCACAGCTTCTCGAACAGCGCGTCGGGCAGGGCCTGGCCGGTCTCGAAGTGTCTCGCGAAGCCGAGCAACGTCTCGCGGTGGTAGCACCAGTTCTCCATGAACTGGCTCGGCAGCTCGACGGCGTCCCACTCCACGTTGCGGATGCCCGAGGCCAGCCCGTAGTCCACCCGCGTCAGCATGTGCTGCAGCCCGTGGCCGAACTCGTGGAACAGGGTCTGCACCTCGTCGAAGCTCATGAGCGACGGCCGGTCGCCGACGGGCGGGGTCTGGTTGCAGACCAGGTACGCCACCGGCAGGCGCGTGCCTCCGCCGAAGACGCGCGTGCGGCCGACACACTCGTCCATCCACGCGCCGCCGCGCTTCTCGGCGGGCCGCGAGTACGGGTCGAGATAGAACGCGGCGAGCGGCGCGCCCGACTCGTCGCTCACGCGGAAGAAGCGCACGTCGGGGTTCCAGATCGGCGCCTCGCCGTCGGCCGCGCGGATCGTGACTCCGAACAGCCGTTCAGCCAGCC
This sequence is a window from Myxococcota bacterium. Protein-coding genes within it:
- a CDS encoding M3 family metallopeptidase gives rise to the protein ARERFQAIATELAEHQTAFSNHVLDATKAFALVLREKAEVEGLPESALEVAAQSARAAGEPSASAEAGPWRLTLDLPVLVPALQHLKRRELREQLYRANLARASSGASDNTGLISKILALRLEEAKLLGFASYAELSLASKMAPDVAAVRKLLEELRKVSYAAAERELAELRAFARAQGETRELMHWDVAYWAERQREAKYAYSEEELRPYFPLPAVLSGLFGLAERLFGVTIRAADGEAPIWNPDVRFFRVSDESGAPLAAFYLDPYSRPAEKRGGAWMDECVGRTRVFGGGTRLPVAYLVCNQTPPVGDRPSLMSFDEVQTLFHEFGHGLQHMLTRVDYGLASGIRNVEWDAVELPSQFMENWCYHRETLLGFARHFETGQALPDALFEKLCAARTYRAGSDMLRQLFFSLLDLDLHDGYDPGGRVTPFDVQQRVAKLATVLAPLPEDRFLCSFGHIFAGGYAAGYYSYKWAEVLSADAFAAFEEAGLENPAALRVTGRRYRDTVLGLGGSAPAMEVFKDFRGREPKTDALLRHYGLRAA